Proteins from a genomic interval of Methanofollis formosanus:
- a CDS encoding winged helix-turn-helix transcriptional regulator: protein MRQHGVFFVLLVLMAVLPASGFSVYEVAPWGGAAPAGAGVAPVPLAWWEVPLPLLLLFFILPFLPVSCLGLFWVLKVCVSLGFRQVHRDALLANRTRRQVYDHVRAHPGVRFAVLCRDLGMNRGTLRYHLAVLEQFGAITVWKNGRAVGYFENSGKYSESERRALAGLSETERAICTILTVSPGSTRSEVALRLGVATSTVSWHIGRLARRGVVAVKREGREVRYDLCPPASLAVRE, encoded by the coding sequence ATGCGACAGCATGGGGTCTTCTTCGTCCTTCTCGTGCTCATGGCCGTCCTGCCGGCATCAGGATTTTCCGTCTATGAGGTCGCCCCCTGGGGCGGGGCCGCCCCTGCCGGTGCCGGCGTCGCGCCGGTGCCACTCGCCTGGTGGGAGGTGCCGCTCCCGCTCCTTCTCCTCTTTTTCATCCTCCCGTTTCTCCCGGTATCCTGTTTGGGGTTATTCTGGGTGCTGAAGGTCTGTGTGTCCCTTGGTTTCAGGCAGGTGCACCGAGACGCCCTGCTGGCCAACCGGACGCGGCGCCAGGTCTACGACCATGTCAGGGCACACCCGGGGGTCAGGTTCGCCGTCCTGTGTCGTGACCTGGGGATGAACCGCGGGACGCTCAGGTATCACCTCGCCGTCCTCGAACAGTTCGGGGCGATCACGGTCTGGAAGAACGGTCGGGCGGTGGGGTACTTCGAAAACTCAGGAAAATATTCAGAATCCGAACGTCGGGCACTCGCAGGTCTGAGCGAGACCGAACGGGCGATCTGCACGATCCTCACCGTCTCGCCCGGATCGACGAGAAGCGAGGTGGCGCTCAGGCTCGGGGTGGCGACTTCGACGGTCTCCTGGCATATCGGCAGGCTCGCACGCCGCGGCGTGGTGGCGGTGAAAAGAGAGGGTCGGGAGGTCAGGTACGATCTCTGTCCACCGGCGTCTCTGGCCGTCAGGGAATGA
- a CDS encoding DUF3658 domain-containing protein produces MTDTIHIAFTESAGGCLRAAFRDIPDQRVAALADDLSLGPINPYQYPDRQVFFETLYADTEYEFWYQDALPHIRAFWDETRPGDARRIVWFTRRSAIEYSGFLEFLSREPDPCAIEVVDLTEGVDVVWEDEPDEAPDRVIPISLGELAPEWLRDQTDRARPLTQDEAAFYLRTWDRLKDDEDGVRTLWRGQLYPTIPSTLGEDVLYAVPEDWTSAAMVIGEALGASSDEYHQCGDAFLYTRLLFLIRCGEVEAEGDPTSMRTLQVRRADVVDEDDLFPIIP; encoded by the coding sequence ATGACCGACACCATTCACATCGCCTTCACCGAGTCAGCCGGTGGCTGTCTCAGAGCAGCATTCAGAGACATACCCGATCAGCGCGTCGCCGCCCTCGCCGACGACCTCTCTCTCGGCCCCATCAATCCCTATCAGTACCCCGATAGGCAGGTCTTCTTCGAGACCCTCTATGCCGACACCGAGTACGAGTTCTGGTACCAGGACGCTCTGCCCCACATCCGCGCCTTCTGGGACGAAACCAGGCCCGGCGACGCACGCCGGATCGTCTGGTTCACCAGACGCTCGGCCATCGAGTACTCCGGGTTCCTGGAGTTCCTTTCCAGAGAACCCGACCCCTGCGCCATCGAGGTCGTCGACCTCACCGAAGGTGTCGACGTCGTCTGGGAGGACGAACCCGACGAGGCCCCCGACCGCGTCATCCCGATCAGCCTCGGCGAACTCGCCCCTGAGTGGCTCAGGGACCAGACCGACCGCGCCCGTCCCCTCACCCAGGACGAGGCCGCCTTCTATCTGCGGACCTGGGATAGACTCAAGGACGACGAGGACGGTGTCAGGACGCTCTGGCGGGGGCAGCTCTACCCCACCATCCCCTCCACCCTGGGCGAGGACGTGCTCTACGCCGTCCCTGAGGACTGGACCAGCGCGGCGATGGTCATCGGCGAGGCCCTCGGCGCCTCGTCGGACGAATATCATCAGTGCGGCGACGCTTTCCTGTACACTCGCCTCCTCTTTCTCATCAGGTGCGGCGAGGTCGAGGCCGAGGGCGACCCCACATCCATGCGGACTCTGCAGGTGCGGCGGGCCGACGTCGTCGACGAGGACGACCTCTTCCCGATCATTCCCTGA
- a CDS encoding thiamine S protein, protein MECTLRFPREGVVLTYHGEEGDTWEKALLCLGVNPDIVIVFVDGRPVAQDDGIKTDEAEIVSTCSRG, encoded by the coding sequence ATGGAATGCACCCTTCGGTTCCCCCGCGAGGGGGTCGTGCTCACCTACCATGGTGAGGAAGGCGACACCTGGGAGAAGGCGCTGCTCTGTCTCGGCGTGAACCCGGACATCGTGATCGTCTTCGTGGACGGCCGTCCCGTGGCGCAGGACGACGGGATAAAAACAGATGAGGCCGAGATAGTCTCGACCTGTTCGCGTGGCTGA
- the thsA gene encoding thermosome subunit alpha, which produces MLAGQPVIVLRDNVERTKGSEAQQSNIMAAKAIAAAVRTTLGPRGMDKMLVSPTGDVTITNDGATILHELSVQHPGAKMMVEVAETQDDEVGDGTTTACILGGALMERAGTMLGQEIHPTIVAQGYRMGLDKALEILNDLVITVTPEDRDILVQIASTSMTGKSIESVKEKVAGIIVDAVKAVAEEKDRKLVIDEDDVKVVKDVGETMDDAELIRGVVINKKRVADAMPRKVEDAKVALLAQPLEITKTQVKSKIRISESEQLNAFGEQERENLRKLADEVRAAGVNVIFCQKGIADAVQYYLARYGIFAVEDVPEKDMKFAAKALHAVIVNKVHELSPEMIGTAGYVEQVEDADLVKIADCPNPKATTILLRGSTQYLIDELERAVEDARRVVQDALEDGTFVVGGGSVETEMMLKIRDYAASVGGRTQIALEGFADAFEDIPKTLAENSGFDPIDKIVALKAAHAKGEKYAGLNVYTGEIVDMKAERVFEPARVKKQAILSAAEMASMLVRVDDMFVTVRKEGPVA; this is translated from the coding sequence ATGCTTGCTGGACAGCCAGTCATAGTCTTACGGGATAATGTAGAACGCACAAAGGGGTCAGAGGCACAGCAGTCAAATATCATGGCGGCAAAGGCGATCGCCGCCGCCGTGCGGACCACGCTCGGCCCTCGTGGCATGGACAAGATGCTCGTCTCCCCGACCGGCGACGTGACGATCACCAATGACGGCGCCACCATCCTGCACGAGCTCTCGGTCCAGCACCCGGGCGCCAAGATGATGGTCGAGGTCGCCGAGACCCAGGACGACGAGGTCGGCGACGGCACCACCACCGCCTGCATCCTCGGCGGTGCCCTGATGGAGCGGGCCGGCACCATGCTCGGCCAGGAAATCCACCCGACGATCGTCGCCCAGGGCTACCGGATGGGCCTGGACAAGGCCCTCGAGATCCTCAATGACCTGGTCATCACCGTCACCCCCGAGGACCGCGACATCCTGGTCCAGATCGCCTCCACCTCGATGACCGGCAAGTCGATCGAATCGGTGAAGGAGAAGGTCGCCGGTATCATCGTCGATGCCGTCAAGGCGGTCGCCGAGGAGAAGGACAGGAAACTCGTCATCGACGAGGACGACGTCAAGGTCGTCAAGGACGTCGGCGAGACGATGGACGACGCCGAACTGATCCGGGGCGTCGTCATCAACAAGAAGCGCGTCGCCGACGCAATGCCCAGGAAGGTCGAGGACGCAAAGGTCGCCCTCCTCGCCCAGCCCCTGGAGATCACCAAGACCCAGGTGAAGTCGAAGATCAGGATCTCCGAGAGCGAGCAGCTCAACGCCTTCGGCGAGCAGGAACGCGAGAATCTCAGGAAACTCGCCGACGAGGTCAGGGCGGCGGGTGTCAACGTGATCTTCTGCCAGAAGGGGATTGCCGACGCCGTCCAGTATTACCTGGCGAGGTACGGGATCTTCGCCGTCGAAGACGTTCCCGAGAAGGACATGAAGTTCGCGGCCAAGGCCCTCCACGCCGTCATCGTCAACAAGGTCCACGAACTCTCTCCTGAGATGATCGGCACGGCCGGGTACGTTGAGCAGGTCGAGGACGCCGACCTCGTCAAGATCGCCGATTGCCCGAACCCGAAGGCGACGACGATCCTGCTGCGTGGCTCGACTCAGTACCTCATCGACGAACTCGAACGGGCGGTCGAAGACGCACGCCGGGTCGTTCAGGACGCCCTGGAAGACGGGACGTTCGTGGTCGGCGGCGGGTCGGTCGAGACCGAGATGATGCTCAAGATCAGGGATTATGCGGCAAGCGTCGGCGGAAGGACCCAGATCGCCCTTGAAGGCTTTGCCGACGCCTTCGAGGACATCCCCAAGACCCTCGCGGAGAACTCGGGCTTCGATCCCATCGACAAGATCGTCGCTCTCAAGGCGGCGCACGCCAAGGGCGAGAAGTACGCCGGCCTCAACGTCTACACCGGCGAGATCGTGGACATGAAGGCCGAGCGGGTCTTCGAACCGGCACGGGTGAAGAAGCAGGCGATCCTCTCGGCAGCCGAGATGGCGAGCATGCTGGTGCGGGTCGACGACATGTTCGTCACCGTCAGGAAAGAAGGTCCGGTCGCCTGA
- a CDS encoding flagellin has protein sequence MQIDHDPAAALTRLEVGVLAAILLLSIAVIIHAETGTGANDAPAGMVMSAMDLTGHAVIIDDLYGRVDPADPGRMGSVSFSVRLFPGDMGAVDMKQAVVGFATKAEKWSLTREAPVPPAWKIAERTNVPPFNNVDDDDLLEPGEAFVLLATPGRSLAPGETFTLSFAPPGGAPATATRTVPPKVSGVMELA, from the coding sequence ATGCAGATAGACCACGACCCCGCCGCCGCCCTCACCAGACTGGAGGTAGGGGTTCTCGCTGCCATCCTTCTCCTGAGCATCGCGGTCATCATCCATGCCGAGACCGGCACAGGCGCGAACGACGCCCCCGCCGGGATGGTAATGTCCGCAATGGACCTTACCGGTCATGCCGTCATCATCGACGATCTCTACGGTCGTGTCGACCCTGCCGATCCCGGCAGGATGGGTTCGGTCTCCTTCTCGGTCCGCCTTTTCCCCGGCGACATGGGCGCCGTGGACATGAAGCAGGCGGTCGTCGGGTTTGCCACGAAGGCCGAGAAATGGTCGCTCACGCGTGAAGCCCCCGTTCCACCCGCCTGGAAGATTGCCGAGCGTACCAACGTCCCGCCTTTCAACAACGTCGACGACGACGACCTCCTCGAACCAGGCGAAGCGTTCGTACTCCTGGCCACACCGGGCCGCTCCCTCGCCCCCGGCGAGACTTTCACTCTCTCGTTCGCCCCGCCGGGAGGGGCCCCCGCCACGGCCACCAGGACGGTGCCGCCGAAGGTGAGCGGGGTGATGGAACTTGCATAA